One segment of Oscillospiraceae bacterium MB08-C2-2 DNA contains the following:
- a CDS encoding PfkB family carbohydrate kinase — protein MKSIITFTPNPCLDETRWMDGDKELRRSYQTGGKGVNVARVLASLGNKVTALAPLYGAAGEKVLALAKEEGFSLEALPCQGETRTVVTCVQESTFEQVQHFQPGSMLTLEHMDAIRQNLANRLDSCDLLVLSGRLPEGALKANPQATLDLYPSLIRLAHSKGVPVWLDCHGAGFLEAATAGPDFFKPNLEEALELADQLKNQENAGSPFSLSCAPWGAEQTQRLLPLLDYTRSATLLISLGEEGVFTWQKGQEAFFPPYRIETVNPVGSGDSFVAGWLHGWCKGYDMAQCIRLAQAAGAANASMWVAAQISAADILGIDPALASLL, from the coding sequence ATGAAATCAATCATTACCTTTACCCCCAATCCCTGTTTGGATGAAACCCGCTGGATGGATGGTGACAAAGAGCTTCGGCGCAGCTACCAAACCGGCGGAAAGGGTGTCAATGTGGCCCGGGTGCTGGCCTCGCTGGGCAACAAGGTCACCGCACTGGCTCCTCTTTATGGTGCGGCGGGTGAAAAGGTTCTTGCCTTGGCCAAGGAAGAAGGTTTTTCTCTGGAGGCTCTGCCCTGTCAGGGCGAGACCCGCACGGTGGTAACCTGTGTGCAGGAAAGCACCTTTGAGCAGGTGCAGCACTTCCAGCCCGGCTCTATGCTGACACTGGAACATATGGATGCCATTCGCCAAAATCTGGCCAATCGGCTGGATAGCTGTGATTTACTGGTGCTTTCGGGGCGTCTGCCGGAAGGCGCTTTAAAGGCCAACCCGCAGGCCACTCTTGATTTGTATCCTTCTCTTATACGGCTGGCTCATTCCAAGGGGGTTCCCGTTTGGCTGGATTGCCACGGAGCCGGGTTTTTAGAGGCCGCTACAGCCGGGCCGGATTTCTTCAAGCCCAACCTTGAGGAGGCTTTGGAGCTGGCCGATCAGCTGAAAAATCAGGAAAATGCAGGCTCTCCTTTTTCGCTCTCCTGTGCTCCTTGGGGAGCCGAACAAACCCAAAGACTTCTGCCTCTGCTGGATTACACCCGCAGTGCCACCCTGCTGATCTCTCTGGGTGAGGAAGGTGTTTTCACATGGCAAAAGGGGCAGGAGGCTTTCTTCCCTCCCTATCGTATTGAAACGGTCAACCCGGTAGGCTCGGGGGATAGCTTCGTGGCCGGTTGGCTCCATGGCTGGTGCAAAGGCTATGACATGGCCCAGTGCATCCGATTGGCGCAGGCCGCCGGAGCCGCTAATGCCTCCATGTGGGTG